The Methanobrevibacter sp. genome includes the window CTCAGAATTAGTGATGCCACAGGCCATGTTGATGAATGGTAAGGATTAAATTTAATCCTTTTTTTATTTTTTTTAATGAATATAGATAAATATATATAACAAAAAAAATATATTTATTATTGTTGTATATGAAGGGCCCGTAGCCTAGCAGGATAGGGCGTCGGACTTCTAATCCGAAGGTCCCGGGTTCAAATCCCGGCGGGTCCGCTTTCAATACATAAAAAACTTTTTTTATTGCAATTTCATCTATTTAACGTTATGGGCTTGTAGCCTAGTCTGGAAGGGCGTAAGACTCCTAATCTTAAGATCGAGGGTTCAAATCCCTCCAAGTCCGTATTTATTTTTTTTAAAAATTATCCAAAGTAGTAATTTTAGCTTCTTTTGGCTTTTCTAACTTACCACTGAAAGAAATTTCCCCATATTTACCTCCACCACCAGGAATAACATCAATAGAGTTATTTCTAAAAGATTCAATAGCTGAAGCTATATTGGAGTCGATTTTAGATATTTCACCAATTGGAACCTCGATTAAAACATCTATTTCCGTGCCGAAATTATCAATTAATTTTTGCCATCTGCCCTGAACCGTTTTGGTCGTGACGCCTTTGCCATATACTGTTGAAATCAATTCGGCAAGAGGCATTAGATGAACATATTCCGGCCTGAATTCAGGATGCATAGGTTGCGAATAATCAGCAATTTCAGAAATCCTAAAGTCAACACCCTTTTTGATAGTTCCTCCGCAGCTGCATTTCATTTTATTTTCCCTAGCAACAATAGGGTCAACCAACTTATAGCAATTTGTGCATGCAGTCATGTGATATTTGCCCAAATTCGGAACCAATCCGTAATTCGCCTTAATATCATTGTGTTTGATCGCCTTTTTAATTGATGAAAATGAAACATCCTCAAGTTCAACTTGATTAAATTCCCTTCCCAACCTATGGGGCCATGGGGAGTGCGCATCGGAATTAGTGAGAAAAGGAAAGTCTTCAAGTTCGCTGACAGTATCTGCCATGAATGTGTCTGCAGATAATCCAAGCTCTACAAAATCTGGCTTTTTTTCATAACAATCATAAATACTATCAAACGATTTATACATTCCAGTCCATGGCGTGAAAGCATGAGCGGGACCAATTAAGCAATCATAATCATGTGCCAACTCCAAAAGCTCAGCACCATCCAAACGTGTTTTAGGCCTCCCGTCAATATTCTTATTTTTTGAAGGCAGCTTTTCAGACAACTCCCTTGCAATATCCATATCCGGAATGATAATTACATGATGGATTCTGTTTTTGCCTTCGACTTCTGTTGTCAAAACAAAATCCATATCATCAAAAGTATAAATTCCATCACCTGAATAGGATGTGGTCTCTTCAATTATGTCCAACCAACCGGGATGGAATGCATCTCCAGTTCCTAAAAGGTTCAAACCTTTTAATTTAGACTTTGGAGCCATATTCTTAATTAGCATGTCCTTTGATGATGCCATCGAAAAACAGCTGTGAACATGAAAATCAGCATTTACCAACATGATTAAATGTTAGAACGTGGCATTATATTAAATTATCCAATATCTTTTTAACATCAAAAACATCACATTTATCCTTATTCGGATATAAATCAACATTTAAATTATCCAAATTAGAATCATCGGACATCTCATTTAGATTTTTTAAAAAATAGTTAGTTTTATCAATCAAATCTATTATCCGTTTTTGATTGGTCGGATAAGACAATTTCAATACTGGAATGTTCAAATCATGAAGTATCTTCAAGGACAGGCTGTGTGCATTATTGCATGCGTTACTTCCAAACAAGATTAAATCGTTTAACGTATTGTATATCGGTTTGTGATTCTTTGGCCGTTTTCCGATTACAATGGCCGCATCCGCCTCATTAATGACTTTAGAAAATAAGATTAATCTTGATTTAACGCCTGAAGGCATTTCACTGGAGCAATACTCACTAATTATATTATCAAAAACCAAATTGCCTTCACAGATATCCATATTATCATATTTGGAAAAATTTGAAGGCGACAAATAATTGTGTCCATTTTTTTCAATCAATGGAATGACAATCATGGACGCATCTGGAACAACTACAACGTTCATGTAAAAAAAAAGTAAAATAAATATATTGAAATCATCCAATATATCTTAAATCATCAGCATTTCCTGCATTGGCTTTATTTATTAAATCTTGTTCCATTTGTTGAGCTTTAGCAATCATTTGTCTAGTTTCTTCAGCTCTTTCCTCTAATTTATCGACATTAATCTCAAAATTAAGCAAAACGGACAATTTATTCAATATCGCTTCAGCAGATTCGGCATCAATAAAGTAGCCTGGAGTTTCACCCATTAGACAAGACCCAGGTATTTGCTGGCGAACACCTAAACCTAAAAACAATCCGGAAGCTCCAACAATGCCTCCATCATTAGCCCTAAGTTCGATTCCGGCTTCTTT containing:
- a CDS encoding TIGR00375 family protein gives rise to the protein MLVNADFHVHSCFSMASSKDMLIKNMAPKSKLKGLNLLGTGDAFHPGWLDIIEETTSYSGDGIYTFDDMDFVLTTEVEGKNRIHHVIIIPDMDIARELSEKLPSKNKNIDGRPKTRLDGAELLELAHDYDCLIGPAHAFTPWTGMYKSFDSIYDCYEKKPDFVELGLSADTFMADTVSELEDFPFLTNSDAHSPWPHRLGREFNQVELEDVSFSSIKKAIKHNDIKANYGLVPNLGKYHMTACTNCYKLVDPIVARENKMKCSCGGTIKKGVDFRISEIADYSQPMHPEFRPEYVHLMPLAELISTVYGKGVTTKTVQGRWQKLIDNFGTEIDVLIEVPIGEISKIDSNIASAIESFRNNSIDVIPGGGGKYGEISFSGKLEKPKEAKITTLDNF
- a CDS encoding DUF2112 family protein — translated: MNVVVVPDASMIVIPLIEKNGHNYLSPSNFSKYDNMDICEGNLVFDNIISEYCSSEMPSGVKSRLILFSKVINEADAAIVIGKRPKNHKPIYNTLNDLILFGSNACNNAHSLSLKILHDLNIPVLKLSYPTNQKRIIDLIDKTNYFLKNLNEMSDDSNLDNLNVDLYPNKDKCDVFDVKKILDNLI